The region AGGGCTTTTTATTTTGGGCTCAAGCCGTTACCTTAAAAATATGCCTTTGCGAATTTCGGGCCAGCGATCGCTCAAAACCCTTCCCGGTCACCGTACCCGTCCCACAAGTGCCAAAGTTCGCCAAGCGATTTTCAATATCTGGCAGGGTCGCCTACAGGGATGTTGCTGGCTAGATTTATGTGCTGGTACCGGTGCAATGGGAGCGGAAGCCCTACTGCGCGGTGCCCAGTGGGTAGTGGGTATTGAGCAGTCTCCCCAAGCCTGCCAAATCATTCGTGAAAACTGGTCAGCCCTTGCCCAACCCCATCAGCGCACCCTGGTTTTGCGGGGGGATGTGCGCCAGAAGTTGCCTCAAGTCCCGATGCCGCAGTTTGACTTGATTTACTTTGATCCCCCCTACAATAGTGATTTATATCTACCCGTTCTCCAGTTGCTTTGGCAGGAGGAGCGTCTCAATCCTAAGGGGGAAATTGCCGTTGAGTGTCGCACAAAAAATCCACCCGATCTAGAGGGGATTCTGGCGATCGGCTGGCAGCAGCAACGCACTAAAACCTATGGCAGCACAATGGTCATTTTTCTGAGCCGTTAGACTGATGAGCAGCTTTTAGCTCCCAGCACTAGCCCCTGAAAAAGCTCTATAGTTGCAGGAGATGGCGGATCGCGGTAGAGTGACAATAGCGTTTTGCACAACAGGATTGCCATTACTATAGTTCGGCGCAAATCCATCAACTTTGTTACAACATTCACCCTATCCTCCCAAGACGCCTACTGTTGCAGTGATTCAATGATGGTATGCAAACCCGTTCCCTTGGTCGCACAGAGATTCAAATCACACCCCTAATTCTTGGCACGTGGCAAGCGGGCAAGCGTTGGTGGGTTGGCATTGAAGATGAAGAGTCTATTCGCACCATTCGTGCGGCTGTGGAAGCAGGGATGACCACGATTGATACGGCTGAAGTCTATGGGGAGGGTCATTCAGAGCGGATTGTGGCTGCAGCCGTGGGAGACTTGCGCGATCGCTGTGTCTATGCAACGAAAGTCTTTGCCAACCACTTGCGCTACAAAGACGTGATTGCCGCCTGCGAGCGATCGCTCCGTAACCTCAACACCGACTACATTGATCTGTACCAAATTCACTGGCCAGCCGGTTCCTTTGGCTCAGAAATCGTGCCCATTGAGGAAACCATGCAGGCAATGGTGGAGTTGCAAGCGGCCGGCAAAATCCGTGCCATTGGTGTCTCCAACTTCTCCCGTGCCCAACTGGCTGAAGCAATGCAGTATGGACGCATTGAGAGCGTCCAGCCCCCCTATTCCCTCTTTTGGCGCTGGGCAGAAGCAGAATTAATTCCTTTTTGTATTGAGCATGAGATTACGGTTTTAGCCTATTCTCCCCTTGCCCAAGGGCTGCTGACGGGGCGCTTTGGTCCGGGTCACCAGTTTGAACCCGAAGATAACCGCTCTAAAAACCAACTCTTTCAGGGGGAAACCTATGCCCGTGCCCTTGAAGCGATTGAGTTAATGAAGCCCATTGCCACCAGTTTAGGCACAACGGTAGGGAACTTGGCATTGGCTTGGCTCCTCCATCAGCCACAAACCTGTGCCATTGTCGGTGCCCGCCATCCAGAACAAGTCCGGGAAAATATCAAAGCGGCGGATCTGCCGTTGGATAGGTCCATCTTGGCCATGCTCGATGAAATTAGCCAGCCAGTTATTGCCACCCTGGATCCAGAGAATCCAGTAATGTGGAAGTGGTAGTTCAGATTCACGGCTGTGTTTATGGAACTCCTTGGTCTTGCTGCCATTGTTCTCTACTTCTTTATTGCGCTGCGCTTTTGGCAGGGTTTTCATCGCACCTATTACAGTCAATCCCGCTTTGTCCTCAGTGTGCTCTGGTTGCCGCTGCTGTTGAATAAGTCCTACCGTCAGAACTTTCGCCGTGCCCTCCTAGGATAGGTGTGGCTTTCTCCCTGTGGTTAATTGGCGGTACCCAGGAGAGCCGCTGGATTGCTGAGTGCATTGTTGGCTATGGCATCCGCTGCTGGGTAACCGTGACGACTCCTGCGGCCTGCCATCTCTATGCCCCCCATTCCCTCCTACACTGCCATGTTGAGCGCTTTACCCCCCAGGGCGCCCGTGAGTTTATCCGCCAGTGCTCTATTCAAGCGGTTGTGGATGCTTCCCACCCCTTTGCGGTGGCAATTTCCACCCTGGCTGTGGCCATCAGCCAAGAACTGGGGTTACCCTACCTGCGCTTTGAACGCCCAGAGTCTGCTCCCACCACCGGTCTGGTTACGGATTTGCCAACCCTGCTGTGCAGCAACCTCTTGGTGGGTGAACGGGTGTTACTGACCCTAGGGGTCAAGCATTTAGCGGCCTTTGCACCCCTTCAGGGGCAGGCGACCCTTTTTGCTCGGATTCTGCCCACGGTAGCCGCCTTAGAAACTGCCTTGGCAGCGGGGTTCGATCGCCAGCGGTTAGTTGCCATTTTTCCACCTGTGTCGCGGGAGCTAGAGCGTGCCCTCTGGCAACAGTGGCAAATTAC is a window of Thermosynechococcus vestitus BP-1 DNA encoding:
- the rsmD gene encoding 16S rRNA (guanine(966)-N(2))-methyltransferase RsmD codes for the protein MPLRISGQRSLKTLPGHRTRPTSAKVRQAIFNIWQGRLQGCCWLDLCAGTGAMGAEALLRGAQWVVGIEQSPQACQIIRENWSALAQPHQRTLVLRGDVRQKLPQVPMPQFDLIYFDPPYNSDLYLPVLQLLWQEERLNPKGEIAVECRTKNPPDLEGILAIGWQQQRTKTYGSTMVIFLSR
- a CDS encoding cobalt-precorrin-6A reductase; protein product: MAFSLWLIGGTQESRWIAECIVGYGIRCWVTVTTPAACHLYAPHSLLHCHVERFTPQGAREFIRQCSIQAVVDASHPFAVAISTLAVAISQELGLPYLRFERPESAPTTGLVTDLPTLLCSNLLVGERVLLTLGVKHLAAFAPLQGQATLFARILPTVAALETALAAGFDRQRLVAIFPPVSRELERALWQQWQITTVVTKASGTESEQIKQTLAHELQVKLITLQRPPMVYPRQTSDRAGIEAFLQELLQELSPS
- a CDS encoding aldo/keto reductase, which produces MQTRSLGRTEIQITPLILGTWQAGKRWWVGIEDEESIRTIRAAVEAGMTTIDTAEVYGEGHSERIVAAAVGDLRDRCVYATKVFANHLRYKDVIAACERSLRNLNTDYIDLYQIHWPAGSFGSEIVPIEETMQAMVELQAAGKIRAIGVSNFSRAQLAEAMQYGRIESVQPPYSLFWRWAEAELIPFCIEHEITVLAYSPLAQGLLTGRFGPGHQFEPEDNRSKNQLFQGETYARALEAIELMKPIATSLGTTVGNLALAWLLHQPQTCAIVGARHPEQVRENIKAADLPLDRSILAMLDEISQPVIATLDPENPVMWKW